In one window of Mytilus galloprovincialis chromosome 6, xbMytGall1.hap1.1, whole genome shotgun sequence DNA:
- the LOC143080512 gene encoding uncharacterized protein LOC143080512, producing the protein MHIMNNSYQFSNILEIIFCFLLLFTGFCLSKECSGALNGHYDTESCAVGGCCIPSDGTGDTRCCIPTLTLILVSVFIGGTIATIIVVILCCVICRYRKKKKLRQRLEERRRRQRERDQERQRRLMMDPFVNGDPFLATGQEVEGTSQPPHYHGQETDTNIPHQPQPQTQAPTQAPTQAPSQQNRYVPPPYPNSPPPAYYSRIGTRQENRQRSRTRNSTIQSRSSFHTDDIQPEVTCVNSPSSSIPPPVPAPIIQQSNSRNSNYVSTTNIIVPLGLVEINNANNRNNSRIHNEQRVLTIEDLESDDKEDPMGELSKPESRMSTKFSFYPNNASRLSVHPEEKSPSMRNSRTSTKMDNGSPTKHESRLSKRSDTRNVANKDSRNSIKSETRNSVNNESRVSSHTMQSVSNIDQPKTHNDNRGLFIKSRISVVPEDLGRDDNITRNSSHGRSYVRSVDPDERVVSNLDYV; encoded by the exons ATGCATATTATGaataattcatatcaattcagcaatattttggaaattatattttgttttcttttgttatttacaG GTTTTTGCCTTAGTAAGGAATGTAGCGGTGCATTAAATGGACACTATGATACAGAATCGTGTGCTGTCGGGGGCTGCTGCATACCAAGTGACGGTACAGGTGACACACGGTGTTGTATACCAACATTGACACTTATATTGGTATCTGTCTTTATTGGAGGTACTATCGCTACTATCATTGTGGTAATTCTATGTTGTGTAATATGTCGATACCGAAAGAAAAAGAAACTTCGTCAGAGACTAGAGGAAAGGCGTCGGCGTCAGCGGGAGAGAGATCAAGAAAGACAGAGACGACTTATGATGGATCCTTTTGTTAATGGGGATCCTTTTCTAGCTACAGGACAAGAAG TTGAAGGTACGTCACAGCCTCCACATTACCATGGACAGGAAACGGATACAAATATACCACATCAGCCTCAGCCACAAACACAGGCACCAACACAGGCTCCAACACAGGCACCTTCACAACAAAACAGATATGTTCCACCACCATATCCAAATTCTCCACCACCAGCATATTACTCAAGAATAGGTACACGTCAAGAAAACAGACAGAGAAGTAGGACAAGAAATTCTACAATACAAAGTCGCAGTTCTTTTCATACAGACGACATACAACCGGAAGTGACTTGTGTTAATAGTCCTTCATCTTCTATTCCACCACCTGTTCCTGCACCAATTATACAGCAATCTAATTCCAGAAATAGTAATTATGtttcaacaacaaatataattgttCCACTAGGATTAGTTGAAATTAACAATGCAAATAATAGGAATAACAGTCGAATTCACAATGAACAACGTGTTCTTACAATTGAGGACCTTGAATCAGATGACAAAGAAGATCCAATGGGAGAATTATCAAAACCGGAATCTAGAATGtcaacaaaattttcattttatccaAACAATGCAAGTAGACTGTCAGTGCATCCTGAGGAAAAAAGTCCTTCGATGCGAAACTCAAGGACAAGCACTAAAATGGACAATGGAAGTCCAACAAAACACGAATCTAGATTGTCCAAACGAAGTGATACAAGAAATGTGGCAAATAAGGATTCAAGAAATTCAATCAAATCCGAAACAAGGAATTCTGTAAACAATGAATCTCGAGTGTCTTCACACACGATGCAGTCAGTATCGAATATTGATCAACCAAAGACGCACAATGATAATAGAGGTCTGTTTATCAAGAGTAGGATATCAGTGGTTCCTGAGGATTTAGGGAGGGATGATAACATAACACGTAACAGTTCACATGGTCGTAGCTATGTAAGATCGGTTGATCCCGACGAACGTGTAGTCAGTAACTTAGATTATGTATAG